Below is a window of Virgibacillus sp. NKC19-3 DNA.
AAATATTCGATCCCTTTTAACCGTAGGAACATATCAGGTTGATCCGGCACATAACCGAATAGTTTCTTTGCAGCAATGGGCTTTTTTTCAATATCCAGGCCGTTTAATGTAACTTGCCCGCTGCTAATTGGTAAAATTCCTGTTAACATTTTAATCATTGTAGATTTTCCGGCACCATTAGGCCCTAAAAACCCAATAATTTTACCATCAGGAATAGTTAAATTTAACGAATCAATCGCTCTTTTTTCCCCTGGAAAATCCTTGGTAACGTCTTTAATTTCAATCAATGCGATTTCCCCCTACGTAATGTTTACTTACTGAAAGTGGTTTTGTTTTATGGTACACTCTATAGTGTAGATTTGATGCGTAACATGTATAATCAATAGTTTACCATATCTTTTAATGTATTTTGATGCATAGAAAGGAAGTAATTATGATTACAAGAAAAAGTAAGCGAGAAATTGAAAAAATGCAAGCTGCAGGTGATTTACTTGTTCAAGCACATAAGGAAATTGCTAAGATGATGAAGCCGGGTATTACTACAATGGAAATCGATACATTTATAGAGAAATATTTAGCTGAACACGGAGCTACTCCGGAGCAAAAGGGATTTAATGGTTATCCATATGCTATTTGTGCGTCAATGAATGATGAGATTTGTCATGGTTTCCCTAGGGAAGAAAAATTAAAAGAAGGGGACATCGTAACCATTGATATGGTCGTCAATTTAGATGGAGGTTTAGCCGATTCTGCATGGACCTATGCTGTAGGAAATGTGGATGAAAAAGGAAAACGCCTGATGGAAGTGACAAAAACATCATTAGATAAAGCGGTTGAACAAGCAAAAGTTGGAAATCGTATCGGTGATATTGGTCATGCCATTCAAAGTTATGCGGAAGGGGAAGGGTTTTCGGTAGTACGTGATTTTACCGGACATGGTATTGGGCCAACATTACATGAAGAACCAAATATTCCGCATTTTGGTCTCCCGAACAAGGGACTTCGTTTAAAAGAAGGCATGGTTATTACCATTGAACCGATGATCAATGAAGGCAGCTGGCAAAGCCAGATGGATACGAATAACTGGACAGCCAGAACTGTTGACGGAGGACGATCTGCACAATATGAACACACAATTGTAATTACAAAAGACGGTCCGCTTTTGACAACGGATCAGGATAAGTGAGTTCCCCTTAGCTGCGTGTAGTGTGTTTTCTGGAGCGAGGTTTATTATATTATTACTCCAATTCAATTGGAAGAATCGCAGCCGATATCAAAAAAGTAATGGTTACTTTAACGGCAAAGCATTAGAAGAAGGGGAATATTGAGGATAGCAAGCCATGTATGAATAAAAAGGTTGCCTGCTGGAAATTTCCGTAGGCAACCTTTTTCGTACACGTCTTTTCGCCAGAGTTGTTGCTTTTATGTCATAGGCACAACCGTTTAGAAAATACTTCGTGTAAAGCTCATGCACCATAGTTAACTTTTCAATGATCTGCCTCCAAATATAATGGTAATGATAGGACTGATTAAACAAAAGAAAGCAAATGGTAGATATGTGAGTACGGGAACATTGAGTACATCTGCGATAAAGACGCCACATACACTCCAGGGAACGAGTGGGTTGATGACAGTCCCGGCATCTTCTAGCGTTCGTGAAAGCGCCTTTTTGGAGAGCCCAGCTTTTTGATAAACGCCCTTATATGTTTCCCCTGTAAGCATAATGGAAAGATACTGTTCCCCGATTAATACGTTTACCCCAATGGCAGTTGCTGCAGTTGAAACAATAATGGTTCGTATTTTCTTGAGTTTTTCCTGAAAAGCAGCCAAAATACTTGGAATAATTCCGGTTACAAACAGGAGTCCGCCAAATCCCAAAGCTAAAATAACGAGAGATACCGTAAATAGCATGCTATTTATGCCACCTTTTGTTAATAACTCATTCACTGGCTCAAATTCTGTTGTAGCTGTGTATCCATTAAACCAAATATTCCATATTTCCGTCCATCCAAGTCCGCTCGTGATGCCTGCAAGTAATGTGGCAATCGAGCTACTGATACCCAGGGCAATAAATGCAGGTATCTTAAAAATGGTACAGATAACCAATATAAGTAAAGGAATCCATGACGTCCAATGGATGAGGTTGGTTGCGTCCAGCGCTGCTTGATAGTGATTTCCACCTTGTGTTGAAACGGCCTGATCCGGTGATAATAGCACAAATAAAATAAAAGCGATTATAAATGCCGGAATGGTAGTTAAACTAATATGTTTAATATGATCAAACAAATCCACCCCTACAATCGTCGATGCCAGATTGGTGGTATCAGATAATGGAGACATTTTATCACCGAAGAAAGCACCTGAAACAATCGCACCAGCTGTGATCGCCATAGATGCATCCATTGCACTGCCCATTCCAATAAAAGCGACACCAATTGTTGCCGTTGTTGTCAGGGAACTTCCGAGCGAAACGCCAATAATGGCTGTAATAGCAAATACGATTCCATAAAACCATGTACCACCAATAAAAGAAAACCCTACATTGATTAAAGCAGGAATGGTACCGCTAATCATCCAGCTGCTGATTAGAATTCCGATTAATAAAAATAAGAAGACAGCACCCATACCGGATTTTGCTCCGGTGATCATAGCTTCCTCCAGCGCTTTAAATGGAATTTGCCGTATTAATCCATACGCAACAAGAATGAATATACCAAGTAGTATGGGAATATGTGGATCTGTTCCTAATTCGACGATAAAATAACTAATTAAACCAATAATGACAATAAAAAAGATAATTGATTCTGTAACTGAAGGGTTATATTTCGGTTTGACCGGAAACATGCGTAAATCTCCTTTCTTCTTAAAATAAAAAAGCTCCATCCCTACATAGGGACGAAGCTCATTCTCCGCGTTACCACCCTGGTTGATGAACATGATCGTTCAACCACTCTCGTAAAATCCGTTATCGTGAATGTGTAATTCAATTATTTTCTGCCAAAGCTTGCACCAACCGCTCCGTCTCTTTAACTGCCTTTTAAAAATAACCTACTTCGCATTCTTGGATCATCGTATTCTTTTTTGTGACGTGATTAATATTGAATATACACGGTAAGTTGACCGTATGTCAACATTAATTTTCAAGGCATGGCTTTTTTATTTTTAAAAAATCAGATATAATAGTCTATAATTTTGGTTCAAGGGGGATAGGAAATGGGAACGAATGCAGCTGAAAATCAACATACAACACCATCTATACATATGTTCAGAAAAGGGCTTACAACCGGATTTCCCATTATGCTTGGTTACCTGCCAATTGCGATAACGTACGGAGTTCTAGCGAAACAGGCAGGGATGACTTTATCCGAATTAACGCTGATGAGCGTCATGGTTTTTGCAGGAGCCAGTCAGTTGATGGGTGCGAATATGATTGCTGTTGGCGCGGGTGCGTTGGAAATAATTATTGCCACATTTGTACTGAATTTTCGGCATTTTGTAATGAGCTTGTCTTTTATGAATCAATTGCGAAGCATCAGCTTAAAATGGAAGGCTCCATTGTCATTGGGATTAACAGATGAAACATTTGCTGTGGCTGCTTTAAATTCGAAAGAAGCAAAAATGGAAAAGGGCGTTCTTTTTTATACTGCAATTATTTTAATGGCTTATTTGTCATGGGTTTTCGGTTCTTTTCTAGGCGGAGTACTAGGGGAAGTTATTCCGGATCGATTGAGTCAGAGTATGGGAATTGCATTATATGCGATGTTTATCGGTCTATTAGTTCCTTCGGTGAAGAAAGAGCTAAAAGTTGGCTTTATTGCAATTATAGCGATGTTGATTAATACAATCTGTGTCTATTTGGGGATGAGCACAGGATGGGCTATTGTATTTGGTACGATTATTGGGGGAGCGAGTGGAATCTATTTACTAAAGGAGGAGCGGTCATGATTTTCTTCATTATTATTGGAATGTCGCTTGTTACCATGATCCCAAGGGTGATTCCTGCATTTGTTATCGATAAATTAGTATTTCGTGAGTGGATAAATCGCTGGTTAAATGCAATCCCCTATGCAGCTTTGGGGGCCCTTATTTTCCCGGGAATTTTATCCGTTATTCCGGATCGGCCGTACATTGGATTAATAGGGGGATTGTAGCCATTGGACTGGCATATATCGGTTTAAATGTTATCCTGGTAGTCATTGGAGGAATTATTACTGTATTTCTATTATCCATGTGATCTGGATAGGAATACGTATGTAAAACAGTTAAACAGGCTGTCCGCCCGTGACTGCCTGTTTAGTTATAATATGGTTCAATATGAATATGCGCGTACGTGATATGATATTGGTTGGCCAAATAATTTTCAATACGGTCTGTAATATCATGGCTTTCTTGAACATTCAATTTGGGATCCACCAGAATCGTAATTTCAATAAACGATTGATTACCATGTATACGACCTTTAATATCAACCACTTCTTTTACGTCCGGATCCTTGGAGATACTTGATTGTATTTGTTCAATTTTTTTCTCGTCAAAGCCATCTGTCAGCGTGTGCGTCGCATCTTTAAATATATCCCAGGCTGTCTTGCAAATAATGATTCCTACGATTAATCCTGCTAACGGATCTAACCAGAAAAGGCCAAATTGTGCTCCTATAATACCGATAAATGCACCAATACTTACTAATGCGTCGGAACGATTGTCCTGTGCTGCTGCATATAAAGCACTGCTTTCGGTTTTTCTGGCGAGCTGTACATTGTAGAAGTAAACGAGAAACATAACCAGTGCAGAGCCAAGTGCAACCCAGGCTGTTAGCAAATCAGGCTTTATAGATTCTTGTTCTATTACTTGTTGAATGGTGTTAAAAATAACCTGTAATCCAATAAATATCATAATAAACGCTGCAAATAAGGATGCAACGGTTTCTGCTCGATAATGTCCATAATGATGGTCTTC
It encodes the following:
- a CDS encoding AzlC family ABC transporter permease → MGTNAAENQHTTPSIHMFRKGLTTGFPIMLGYLPIAITYGVLAKQAGMTLSELTLMSVMVFAGASQLMGANMIAVGAGALEIIIATFVLNFRHFVMSLSFMNQLRSISLKWKAPLSLGLTDETFAVAALNSKEAKMEKGVLFYTAIILMAYLSWVFGSFLGGVLGEVIPDRLSQSMGIALYAMFIGLLVPSVKKELKVGFIAIIAMLINTICVYLGMSTGWAIVFGTIIGGASGIYLLKEERS
- a CDS encoding cation diffusion facilitator family transporter, which codes for MNHTDNLKRGEKGAWLSIGAYIILAIVKLIVAEIGDSEALRADGLNNSTDVVASIAVLVGLKISRKPPDEDHHYGHYRAETVASLFAAFIMIFIGLQVIFNTIQQVIEQESIKPDLLTAWVALGSALVMFLVYFYNVQLARKTESSALYAAAQDNRSDALVSIGAFIGIIGAQFGLFWLDPLAGLIVGIIICKTAWDIFKDATHTLTDGFDEKKIEQIQSSISKDPDVKEVVDIKGRIHGNQSFIEITILVDPKLNVQESHDITDRIENYLANQYHITYAHIHIEPYYN
- the nhaC gene encoding Na+/H+ antiporter NhaC; protein product: MFPVKPKYNPSVTESIIFFIVIIGLISYFIVELGTDPHIPILLGIFILVAYGLIRQIPFKALEEAMITGAKSGMGAVFLFLLIGILISSWMISGTIPALINVGFSFIGGTWFYGIVFAITAIIGVSLGSSLTTTATIGVAFIGMGSAMDASMAITAGAIVSGAFFGDKMSPLSDTTNLASTIVGVDLFDHIKHISLTTIPAFIIAFILFVLLSPDQAVSTQGGNHYQAALDATNLIHWTSWIPLLILVICTIFKIPAFIALGISSSIATLLAGITSGLGWTEIWNIWFNGYTATTEFEPVNELLTKGGINSMLFTVSLVILALGFGGLLFVTGIIPSILAAFQEKLKKIRTIIVSTAATAIGVNVLIGEQYLSIMLTGETYKGVYQKAGLSKKALSRTLEDAGTVINPLVPWSVCGVFIADVLNVPVLTYLPFAFFCLISPIITIIFGGRSLKS
- the map gene encoding type I methionyl aminopeptidase; translation: MITRKSKREIEKMQAAGDLLVQAHKEIAKMMKPGITTMEIDTFIEKYLAEHGATPEQKGFNGYPYAICASMNDEICHGFPREEKLKEGDIVTIDMVVNLDGGLADSAWTYAVGNVDEKGKRLMEVTKTSLDKAVEQAKVGNRIGDIGHAIQSYAEGEGFSVVRDFTGHGIGPTLHEEPNIPHFGLPNKGLRLKEGMVITIEPMINEGSWQSQMDTNNWTARTVDGGRSAQYEHTIVITKDGPLLTTDQDK